A DNA window from Pseudomonas tohonis contains the following coding sequences:
- the nusG gene encoding transcription termination/antitermination protein NusG, protein MAKRWYVVHAYSGYEKHVMRSLVERVKLAGMEDGFGEILVPTEEVVEMRNGQKRKSERKFFPGYVLVQMEMNEGTWHLVKDTPRVMGFIGGTADKPAPITDKEAEAILRRVADSGDKPKPKTLFEPGETVRVIDGPFADFNGVVEEVNYEKSRIQVAVLIFGRSTPVELEFSQVEKA, encoded by the coding sequence GTGGCTAAGCGTTGGTACGTTGTGCATGCCTACTCCGGTTATGAAAAGCACGTAATGCGTTCGCTGGTGGAGCGCGTCAAGCTTGCCGGCATGGAAGATGGTTTTGGCGAGATTCTGGTCCCTACCGAAGAGGTGGTGGAGATGCGGAATGGCCAGAAGCGCAAAAGTGAGCGCAAGTTCTTCCCTGGTTACGTGCTTGTTCAGATGGAAATGAACGAGGGGACTTGGCACTTGGTCAAGGACACTCCTCGTGTGATGGGTTTCATTGGTGGTACCGCCGACAAGCCGGCGCCTATCACCGACAAAGAGGCTGAGGCGATCCTGCGTCGCGTCGCTGATAGTGGCGACAAGCCCAAGCCCAAGACATTGTTCGAGCCGGGTGAAACGGTTCGTGTCATTGATGGGCCGTTCGCGGACTTCAATGGCGTCGTTGAAGAGGTTAACTACGAGAAGAGCCGGATTCAGGTCGCCGTGCTCATCTTCGGCCGCTCCACGCCGGTGGAGCTGGAGTTCAGCCAGGTCGAGAAGGCATAG
- the rplJ gene encoding 50S ribosomal protein L10 — protein MAIKLEDKKAIVAEVNEAAKAALSAVVADARGVTVGAMTGLRKEAREAGVYVKVVRNTLARRAVEGTSFEVLGDVFKGPTLIAFSNEHPGAAARIFKEFSKGQDKFEIKAAAFEGKLIAANQIDVLATLPTYDEAVSQLMSVIQGATSKLARTLAAIRDQKESAAA, from the coding sequence GTGGCAATTAAACTCGAAGACAAGAAGGCCATCGTCGCTGAAGTCAACGAGGCTGCCAAAGCTGCCCTGTCCGCTGTCGTGGCTGATGCCCGTGGCGTGACCGTGGGAGCCATGACCGGACTCCGTAAAGAGGCCCGCGAGGCTGGTGTGTACGTGAAAGTCGTGCGTAACACCCTGGCTCGTCGCGCCGTTGAAGGTACTTCTTTCGAAGTCCTCGGCGACGTGTTCAAAGGCCCGACCCTGATCGCGTTCTCCAACGAACATCCGGGCGCTGCCGCTCGTATCTTCAAGGAGTTCTCGAAGGGTCAGGACAAGTTCGAGATCAAGGCTGCCGCGTTCGAAGGCAAGCTGATCGCAGCTAACCAGATCGACGTACTGGCAACTCTGCCGACCTACGACGAGGCCGTATCGCAGCTGATGAGCGTGATCCAAGGCGCTACCAGCAAGCTGGCTCGTACCCTGGCGGCAATTCGCGACCAGAAGGAAAGCGCTGCTGCCTGA
- the rplA gene encoding 50S ribosomal protein L1 has protein sequence MAKLTKRQKAIAEKIEAGKQYGFEDAAKLLAELSTIKFKESVDISINLGVDPRKSDQVVRGATVLPNGTGKSVRVAVFTQGPGAEAALAAGADRVGMDELAAEMKGGDLNYDVVIASPDAMRVVGQLGQILGPRGLMPNPKVGTVTPDVATAVKNAKAGQVRFRTDKNGIIHASVGKIDFEPVKLKQNVEALLVDLKRLKPSTSKGVYVQRVTLSTTMGPGLQIDQASLEA, from the coding sequence ATGGCTAAGCTGACCAAGCGCCAGAAGGCTATCGCCGAGAAAATCGAAGCCGGCAAACAATACGGTTTCGAAGACGCCGCCAAACTGCTGGCTGAGCTGTCGACCATCAAGTTCAAAGAGTCCGTTGATATCTCCATCAACCTGGGCGTTGATCCGCGTAAATCCGACCAGGTCGTACGTGGCGCTACCGTACTGCCGAACGGCACCGGCAAAAGCGTTCGCGTTGCCGTTTTCACCCAGGGTCCGGGCGCTGAAGCTGCTCTGGCTGCCGGCGCTGACCGCGTAGGCATGGACGAGCTGGCTGCCGAAATGAAAGGCGGCGACCTGAACTATGACGTCGTCATCGCCTCCCCCGACGCGATGCGTGTTGTCGGTCAGCTGGGCCAGATCCTCGGTCCGCGCGGCCTGATGCCGAACCCGAAGGTTGGTACCGTGACTCCGGACGTGGCCACCGCTGTGAAGAATGCCAAGGCTGGTCAGGTGCGTTTCCGTACCGACAAGAACGGCATCATCCACGCCTCCGTTGGCAAGATCGATTTCGAGCCGGTCAAACTGAAGCAGAACGTCGAAGCTCTGCTGGTTGACCTGAAGCGCCTGAAGCCGTCCACCTCCAAGGGTGTGTACGTTCAGCGCGTGACCCTGAGCACCACCATGGGCCCGGGTCTGCAGATCGATCAGGCTTCCCTGGAAGCCTAA
- the tuf gene encoding elongation factor Tu: MAKEKFERNKPHVNVGTIGHVDHGKTTLTAALTKVCSETWGGSARAFDQIDNAPEEKARGITINTSHVEYDSAVRHYAHVDCPGHADYVKNMITGAAQMDGAILVCSAADGPMPQTREHILLSRQVGVPYIVVFLNKADMVDDAELLELVEMEVRDLLNTYDFPGDDTPIVIGSALMALEGKDDNEIGVSAVRKLVETLDSYIPEPVRAIDQPFLMPIEDVFSISGRGTVVTGRVERGIVKVQEEVEIVGIRDTSKTICTGVEMFRKLLDEGRAGENVGILLRGTKRDDVERGQVLAKPGTIKPHTKFECEVYVLSKEEGGRHTPFFKGYRPQFYFRTTDVTGNCELPEGVEMVMPGDNIKMVVTLIAPIAMEDGLRFAIREGGRTVGAGVVAKIIE, translated from the coding sequence ATGGCTAAAGAAAAATTCGAACGTAACAAACCGCACGTCAACGTCGGCACCATTGGTCACGTAGACCATGGCAAGACCACCCTGACTGCTGCTCTGACCAAAGTCTGCTCCGAGACCTGGGGTGGTTCTGCTCGCGCTTTCGACCAGATCGACAACGCGCCGGAAGAGAAAGCTCGCGGTATCACCATCAACACCTCCCACGTTGAGTACGACTCCGCTGTTCGTCACTACGCTCACGTTGACTGCCCCGGTCACGCTGACTACGTGAAGAACATGATCACCGGTGCTGCTCAGATGGACGGCGCTATCCTGGTTTGCTCCGCTGCTGACGGCCCCATGCCGCAGACTCGCGAGCACATCCTGCTGTCCCGTCAGGTAGGCGTTCCCTACATCGTCGTGTTCCTGAACAAGGCCGACATGGTTGACGACGCCGAGCTGCTGGAACTGGTCGAAATGGAAGTTCGCGATCTGCTGAACACCTACGACTTCCCGGGCGACGACACCCCGATCGTTATCGGTTCCGCGCTGATGGCGCTGGAAGGCAAGGACGACAACGAAATCGGCGTCTCCGCTGTTCGCAAGCTGGTAGAGACCCTGGACTCCTACATTCCGGAGCCGGTTCGTGCCATCGACCAGCCGTTCCTGATGCCGATCGAAGACGTGTTCTCCATCTCCGGCCGCGGCACCGTGGTTACCGGTCGTGTTGAGCGCGGTATCGTCAAGGTCCAGGAAGAAGTGGAAATCGTTGGTATCCGTGATACCAGCAAGACCATCTGCACCGGCGTTGAAATGTTCCGCAAGCTGCTCGACGAAGGTCGTGCTGGTGAGAACGTTGGTATCCTGCTGCGCGGCACCAAGCGTGACGACGTAGAGCGTGGCCAGGTTCTGGCCAAGCCGGGCACCATCAAGCCGCACACCAAGTTCGAGTGCGAAGTGTACGTTCTGTCCAAGGAAGAAGGTGGTCGTCACACCCCGTTCTTCAAGGGCTACCGTCCGCAGTTCTACTTCCGTACCACTGACGTGACCGGTAACTGCGAACTGCCGGAAGGCGTTGAGATGGTAATGCCGGGCGACAACATCAAGATGGTTGTCACCCTGATCGCTCCGATCGCCATGGAAGACGGTCTGCGTTTCGCGATTCGCGAAGGCGGCCGTACCGTTGGCGCCGGCGTGGTTGCCAAGATCATCGAGTAA
- the rplK gene encoding 50S ribosomal protein L11, whose translation MAKKIQAYIKLQVKAAQANPSPPVGPALGQHGVNIMEFCKAFNAKTQGMEPGLPTPVIITVYSDRSFTFETKSTPASVLLKKAAGITSGSARPNSQKVGTVTRAQLEDIAKAKQADLTAADLDAAVRTIAGSARSMGLNVEGV comes from the coding sequence ATGGCTAAGAAGATTCAGGCTTATATCAAGCTGCAAGTGAAGGCTGCCCAAGCCAACCCGTCCCCGCCGGTCGGCCCGGCTCTGGGTCAGCATGGCGTGAACATCATGGAATTCTGCAAGGCGTTCAACGCCAAGACCCAGGGCATGGAGCCCGGTCTGCCGACTCCCGTGATCATCACCGTATACAGCGACCGCAGCTTCACTTTCGAAACCAAAAGCACCCCGGCTTCCGTGCTTCTGAAGAAAGCGGCTGGCATCACCAGCGGCTCTGCTCGCCCGAACAGCCAGAAAGTCGGCACCGTTACCCGTGCTCAGCTGGAAGATATCGCCAAGGCAAAACAGGCTGATCTGACTGCAGCTGACCTGGATGCGGCCGTGCGTACCATCGCCGGTTCCGCTCGTAGCATGGGCCTGAACGTGGAGGGTGTGTAA
- the rplL gene encoding 50S ribosomal protein L7/L12 yields MALTNEDIINAVSEMSVMQVVELIKAMEEKFGVTAAAAVAAGPAVAAAAAEEQTEFNIVLTEAGDKKVNVIKVVRELTGLGLKEAKAVVDGAPGVVKEGASKEEAEAAKKALEEAGAKVELK; encoded by the coding sequence ATGGCTCTGACCAACGAAGACATCATCAACGCCGTATCCGAAATGTCCGTGATGCAAGTTGTTGAACTGATCAAGGCAATGGAAGAGAAATTCGGCGTTACCGCCGCTGCTGCCGTTGCTGCTGGCCCGGCTGTTGCCGCTGCCGCTGCTGAAGAGCAAACCGAGTTCAACATCGTTCTGACCGAAGCCGGCGACAAGAAAGTGAACGTCATCAAAGTCGTTCGCGAACTGACCGGTCTGGGCCTGAAAGAAGCCAAGGCTGTTGTTGACGGCGCCCCGGGCGTTGTCAAAGAAGGCGCTTCGAAAGAAGAAGCCGAAGCTGCCAAGAAGGCTCTGGAAGAAGCTGGCGCCAAAGTCGAGCTCAAGTAA
- the secE gene encoding preprotein translocase subunit SecE, with the protein MNAKAEAKETRFDVLKWIVVAAIVAVGVVGNQYFSAEPIIYRVLVLLVLGAGAAFVALQTAKGQAFFVLAKEARAEIRKVVWPTRQETTQTTLIVVAVVLVMALLLWGLDSLLGWLVSMIVG; encoded by the coding sequence ATGAATGCCAAGGCTGAAGCCAAAGAAACACGCTTCGACGTTCTGAAGTGGATCGTTGTGGCTGCTATCGTCGCGGTTGGTGTGGTTGGTAATCAGTATTTTTCTGCTGAGCCGATCATCTATCGCGTTCTTGTTCTGCTTGTTCTGGGTGCGGGTGCTGCCTTTGTAGCGCTGCAGACTGCCAAGGGGCAAGCATTCTTTGTTCTGGCTAAAGAGGCGCGTGCGGAGATCCGCAAGGTCGTTTGGCCGACTCGTCAGGAAACCACGCAGACCACGCTTATCGTTGTGGCTGTTGTTCTGGTAATGGCGCTGCTGCTGTGGGGGCTCGATTCCCTGCTCGGTTGGCTTGTTTCGATGATTGTAGGTTAA
- the rpoB gene encoding DNA-directed RNA polymerase subunit beta, translated as MAYSYTEKKRIRKDFSKLPDVMDVPYLLAIQLDSYREFLQAGASKDQFRDIGLHAAFKSVFPIISYSGNAALEYVGYRLGEPAFDVKECVLRGVTFAVPLRVKVRLIIFDKESSNKAIKDIKEQEVYMGEIPLMTENGTFIINGTERVIVSQLHRSPGVFFDHDRGKTHSSGKLLYSARIIPYRGSWLDFEFDPKDCVFVRIDRRRKLPASVLLRALGYSTEEVLDAFYATNVFHVKGEILHLELVPHRLRGEIAVFDIKDENGKVIVEQGRRITARHINQLEKAGIKELEVPLDYVLGRTTAKAIVHPATGEIIAECNTELTTDVLVKIAKAQVVRIETLYTNDIDCGPFISDTLKIDSTGNQLEALVEIYRMMRPGEPPTKEAAETLFNNLFFSAERYDLSAVGRMKFNRRIGRTEIEGSGVLSKEDIVEVLKTLVDIRNGKGIVDDIDHLGNRRVRCVGEMAENQFRVGLVRVERAVKERLSMAESEGLMPQDLINAKPVAAAIKEFFGSSQLSQFMDQNNPLSEITHKRRVSALGPGGLTRERAGFEVRDVHPTHYGRVCPIETPEGPNIGLINSLATYARTNQYGFLESPYRVVKGTQVTDEIVFLSAIEEADHVIAQASATLNEKGQLIDELVAVRHLNEFTVKAPEDVTLMDVSPKQVVSVAASLIPFLEHDDANRALMGSNMQRQAVPTLRADKPLVGTGMERNVARDSGVCVVARRGGVIDSVDASRIVVRVNDDEVETGEAGVDIYNLTKYTRSNQNTCINQRPLVQKGDQVSRSDILADGPSTDMGELALGQNMRVAFMPWNGFNFEDSICLSERVVQEDRFTTIHIQELTCVARDTKLGPEEITADIPNVGEAALNKLDEAGIVYVGAEVGAGDILVGKVTPKGETQLTPEEKLLRAIFGEKASDVKDTSLRVPTGTKGTVIDVQVFTRDGVERDSRALAIEKMQLDEIRKDLNEEFRIVEGATFERLRSALVGAKAEGGAGLKKGAEIDDAFLDGLDHGQWFKLRMSDDALNEQLEKAQAYLSDRRQLLDDKFEDKKRKLQQGDDLAPGVLKIVKVYLAIKRRIQPGDKMAGRHGNKGVVSVIMPVEDMPHDANGTPVDIVLNPLGVPSRMNVGQILETHLGLAAKGLGEKINRMLEEQRKVAELRKFLHEIYNEIGGRQENLDELGDQEILDLAKNLRAGVPMATPVFDGAKEREIKAMLKLADLPESGQMRLFDGRTGNMFERPTTVGYMYMLKLNHLVDDKMHARSTGSYSLVTQQPLGGKAQFGGQRFGEMEVWALEAYGAAYTLQEMLTVKSDDVNGRTKMYKNIVDGDHRMEAGMPESFNVLIKEIRSLGIDIELETE; from the coding sequence ATGGCTTACTCATACACTGAGAAAAAACGTATCCGCAAAGACTTTAGCAAGTTGCCGGACGTCATGGATGTACCCTACCTCCTGGCCATCCAGCTGGATTCGTATCGCGAATTCCTGCAGGCGGGCGCGAGCAAGGACCAGTTTCGTGATATCGGCCTGCACGCGGCCTTCAAGTCTGTATTCCCGATTATCAGCTATTCCGGTAACGCCGCTCTGGAATACGTCGGCTATCGCCTGGGCGAGCCGGCTTTCGATGTCAAGGAATGCGTGCTGCGCGGCGTAACCTTCGCCGTGCCGCTGCGAGTCAAAGTCCGTCTGATCATTTTCGACAAAGAGTCGTCGAACAAGGCGATCAAGGACATCAAGGAGCAGGAAGTCTACATGGGGGAAATCCCCCTGATGACCGAGAACGGTACCTTCATCATCAACGGTACCGAGCGCGTCATCGTCTCCCAGCTGCACCGGTCTCCGGGCGTGTTCTTCGACCACGACCGCGGCAAGACCCACAGCTCGGGCAAGCTGCTGTACTCCGCTCGCATCATCCCCTACCGCGGCTCCTGGCTGGACTTCGAGTTCGACCCGAAGGACTGCGTATTCGTGCGTATCGACCGTCGCCGCAAGCTGCCGGCTTCGGTACTGTTGCGCGCGCTCGGCTACAGCACTGAAGAAGTGCTCGATGCCTTCTATGCGACCAACGTTTTCCACGTGAAAGGCGAGATCCTGCACCTGGAGCTCGTGCCTCACCGTCTGCGCGGCGAAATCGCCGTGTTCGACATCAAGGACGAGAACGGCAAGGTCATCGTTGAGCAAGGCCGCCGCATCACCGCGCGCCACATCAACCAGTTGGAAAAGGCCGGCATCAAGGAACTGGAAGTCCCCCTGGACTACGTTCTCGGCCGCACCACCGCCAAGGCGATCGTGCATCCGGCCACCGGCGAGATCATCGCCGAGTGCAACACCGAGCTGACCACCGACGTCCTGGTGAAGATCGCCAAGGCTCAGGTCGTTCGCATCGAGACCCTGTATACCAACGACATCGACTGCGGTCCGTTCATCTCCGACACCCTGAAGATCGACTCCACCGGCAACCAGCTGGAAGCCCTGGTCGAGATCTACCGCATGATGCGTCCCGGTGAGCCGCCGACCAAGGAAGCCGCCGAGACCCTGTTCAACAACCTGTTCTTCAGCGCCGAACGTTACGACCTGTCCGCCGTCGGCCGCATGAAGTTCAACCGTCGTATCGGTCGCACCGAGATCGAAGGTTCGGGCGTGCTGAGCAAGGAAGACATCGTCGAGGTCCTCAAGACCCTGGTCGACATCCGTAACGGCAAGGGTATCGTCGACGACATCGACCACCTGGGTAACCGTCGCGTACGTTGCGTCGGCGAGATGGCCGAGAACCAGTTCCGTGTCGGTCTCGTGCGCGTCGAGCGTGCGGTCAAGGAGCGTCTGTCGATGGCCGAAAGCGAAGGCCTGATGCCGCAAGACCTGATCAACGCCAAGCCGGTGGCTGCCGCGATCAAGGAATTCTTCGGTTCCAGCCAGCTCTCGCAGTTCATGGACCAGAACAACCCGCTCTCCGAAATCACCCACAAGCGCCGTGTCTCCGCACTCGGCCCAGGTGGTCTGACCCGTGAGCGCGCCGGCTTCGAAGTCCGCGACGTACACCCGACCCACTACGGCCGCGTGTGCCCGATCGAGACCCCTGAAGGTCCGAACATCGGTCTGATCAACTCTCTTGCCACCTATGCACGCACCAACCAGTACGGCTTCCTGGAAAGCCCGTACCGCGTTGTAAAAGGCACCCAGGTGACCGACGAGATCGTCTTCCTCTCCGCAATCGAAGAGGCCGACCACGTCATCGCCCAGGCGTCTGCGACCCTGAACGAGAAGGGCCAGCTGATCGACGAGCTGGTGGCCGTACGTCACCTGAACGAGTTCACCGTCAAGGCGCCGGAAGACGTCACCCTCATGGACGTTTCGCCGAAGCAGGTCGTTTCCGTTGCTGCCTCGCTGATCCCGTTCCTCGAGCACGACGACGCCAACCGTGCACTCATGGGTTCGAACATGCAGCGTCAGGCCGTGCCGACCCTGCGTGCCGACAAGCCCCTGGTCGGTACCGGCATGGAGCGCAACGTCGCCCGTGACTCCGGCGTCTGCGTCGTGGCCCGTCGTGGCGGCGTGATCGATTCCGTCGATGCCAGCCGTATCGTGGTCCGCGTCAATGACGACGAAGTCGAAACCGGTGAAGCCGGTGTCGACATCTACAACCTGACCAAATACACCCGTTCCAACCAGAACACCTGCATCAACCAGCGCCCGCTGGTGCAGAAGGGTGACCAGGTCTCCCGCAGCGACATCCTCGCCGACGGTCCGTCCACCGACATGGGTGAACTGGCTCTCGGTCAGAACATGCGCGTTGCGTTCATGCCCTGGAACGGCTTCAACTTCGAAGACTCCATCTGCCTCTCCGAGCGTGTGGTCCAGGAAGATCGCTTCACCACCATCCACATCCAGGAACTGACCTGTGTGGCGCGTGACACGAAGCTCGGCCCAGAAGAAATCACCGCTGACATCCCGAACGTGGGTGAAGCGGCGCTGAACAAGCTGGACGAAGCGGGCATCGTTTACGTGGGTGCCGAAGTCGGTGCTGGCGACATCCTGGTCGGCAAGGTCACCCCGAAAGGCGAGACCCAGCTGACTCCGGAAGAGAAGCTGCTGCGCGCGATCTTCGGTGAGAAGGCTTCCGATGTTAAGGACACCTCCCTGCGCGTGCCGACCGGTACCAAGGGCACCGTCATCGACGTCCAGGTCTTCACCCGTGACGGCGTGGAGCGCGACAGCCGTGCCCTGGCCATCGAGAAGATGCAGCTCGACGAGATCCGCAAGGACCTGAACGAAGAGTTCCGCATCGTCGAGGGCGCTACCTTCGAACGTCTGCGCTCCGCCCTGGTCGGTGCCAAGGCCGAAGGCGGCGCTGGCCTGAAGAAAGGTGCCGAGATCGATGACGCCTTCCTCGACGGCCTCGACCATGGTCAGTGGTTCAAGCTGCGCATGTCCGACGACGCACTGAACGAGCAGTTGGAAAAGGCCCAGGCCTATCTCTCCGACCGCCGCCAGCTGCTCGACGACAAGTTCGAAGACAAGAAGCGCAAGCTGCAGCAAGGCGATGACCTGGCTCCGGGCGTACTGAAGATCGTCAAGGTCTACCTGGCCATCAAGCGCCGCATCCAGCCGGGCGACAAGATGGCGGGCCGCCACGGTAACAAGGGTGTGGTCTCCGTGATCATGCCTGTCGAAGACATGCCCCACGATGCCAATGGCACCCCGGTGGACATCGTCCTCAACCCGCTGGGCGTACCGTCGCGTATGAACGTCGGCCAGATCCTCGAAACCCACCTGGGCCTCGCGGCCAAGGGCCTGGGCGAGAAGATCAACCGCATGCTCGAAGAGCAGCGCAAGGTCGCCGAGCTGCGCAAGTTCCTCCACGAGATCTACAACGAGATCGGTGGTCGTCAGGAAAACCTGGACGAACTGGGCGACCAGGAAATCCTCGACCTGGCCAAGAACCTGCGTGCTGGCGTGCCGATGGCTACCCCGGTGTTCGACGGTGCCAAGGAACGCGAGATCAAGGCCATGCTGAAGCTGGCCGATCTGCCGGAAAGTGGTCAGATGCGCCTGTTCGACGGTCGTACCGGCAACATGTTCGAGCGCCCGACCACCGTCGGCTACATGTACATGCTGAAGCTGAACCACCTGGTCGACGACAAGATGCACGCACGTTCCACCGGCTCTTACAGCCTGGTTACCCAGCAGCCGCTGGGTGGCAAGGCGCAGTTCGGTGGCCAGCGTTTCGGGGAGATGGAGGTCTGGGCGCTGGAAGCCTACGGCGCTGCCTACACCCTGCAGGAAATGCTGACCGTGAAGTCGGACGACGTGAACGGCCGTACCAAGATGTACAAGAACATCGTGGACGGGGATCACCGCATGGAGGCCGGCATGCCCGAGTCCTTCAACGTGTTGATCAAAGAGATCCGCTCGCTCGGCATCGACATCGAACTGGAAACCGAATAA